A stretch of DNA from Cellulomonas xiejunii:
CAAGCACCACCGCACGGGCGTCAGCGTCTACTCGCCCGCCTCGGACGACTCCTCGCCCGCGCGGCTGGTGCTGCTGGGTGAGCTGCACCGCGCGCTCGAGTCCCGGGGGGACCCCACGGAGGTCCCGCAGCTGGAGATGCACTACCAGCCGAAGATCGAGCTGGCGTCGCAGCGGACCGTGGGGCTGGAGGCCCTGATCCGCTGGCGGCACCCCACGCGAGGACTGCTGCCACCGGGTGCGTTCGTGCCGCTCGCCGAGCAGTCGGGTCTGATCCACCGCGTCACGGAGTTCGCGCTCGAGGAGTCGGTGCGCCAGCTCGCGCGTTGGCACGCGCAGGGCCAGGCCGTGCCGGTCGCGGTCAACCTGTCGGCGCACGACGTCGCGAGTCCCGCGGTGGTCGACATGATCGAGCTGCTGCTCGCCCGGCACGGCGTGGACGCCTCGCTGCTGGAGGTCGAGGTCACGGAGACCGCGCTCGTGGCGGACCGCACGCGGGTGGTCCCGGTCCTGGAGCGCCTGAGCGCCCTGGGGGTGTGCGTCGCGATCGACGACTTCGGGACGGGGACGACGTCGATCTCCCAGCTGCGCGACCTGCCGGTGGCCGAGCTGAAGATCGACCGGGTGTTCGTCGCCGACCTCGGTGAGGGTGGCCGGGCGGGCTCCGAGGTCGTCGTGCAGGCGATGGTGGACCTGGCGCACTCGTTCGGCCTGCGCGTGGTGGCCGAGGGCGTGGAGGACGAGCCGACGGCCCGCACGCTGGAGCGTCTGGGCGTCGACCGGGCGCAGGGCTTCCTGTGGGCACGGCCGGCACCGGCGTCCGCGGTGCATCCGCCCGGCGGCAGCTCGCTTCACCCGATCGGGTGAAGTAGCAGGACATACCTCAAGGTTCGGGCGACCCGAGCCGATGAGGGACGAAGCAGGTGGAGTGCGGCCGCGTCTCGGCCGGCGATGGCGCACGACCGGACGAAGGGGGCCGACGCGATGATGGACGAGCTGCTCGAGGAGATGATCGACCCCGAACCGTCGCGGCAGGACGTCGCACGGCGTCGCCGCTTCTGGGCCACGGGCTCGATCCTCGTCCTGGCAGGCGTGGGCGTGACGTCGCTGACGACGTCCGCCCTGTTCACCGACCAGGACTCGCTGAGCGGCGCCATCACCACGGGCACGGTGGTGCTGACGGCGGACGGCGCGCAGTTCGAGCTGCCCCTCGAGGGCCTGGCGCCGGGCGGGAGCGTCTTCGCGCCCCTGACGGTGAACAACGAGGGCTCGCTCGCGCTGCGGTACGCCGTGAGCATGGCGGCCGCGACGACGACGCCGTCCGCGGGCACCGCCGGCACGGGAGACCTGCGCACCCAGCTGCGGGCACGCGTCTTCCCGGGGCCGGCGTGCACGCTCGCCGCCACGGACGACGCCGAGTCCCTGGGCGACACAGCGAATCTCGTCGACGGCGACTTCGGGCTCCCGCCCGGTCCGGACCCGGCCGCGATCGTCGGGGACCCGGCGACGGGTGCGCAGCCCGACGACCGCACGCTCGACGCCGTGGTCAGGTCGGAGACGCTGTGCCTGCGGGTCGACATGTCGAGCGACGCCGACGACACATACCAGAACACGGCCGCCGAGCTGACCTTCCAGCTCGACTCCGAGCAGACGGTGAACAACTGAGACGGCCTTGACCCCGGACCTCCCGGCCCCGCAGCCCTTCGTCGACCGCCGCGCGTCGCGCCCGGCGGCCCGTCCGAGCACGCCCTGGTGGCGACGCGCGACGAGCGTGGCCCTGTGGACCGTGGTGACCGTGGGCGTCGTGACCTTCGCGGCCTCGCTCGCGGCGCCGCTGTGGTTCCAGGCGCAGGGTCAGCGGCTGCTGATCGTGACGTCCGGCTCGATGGCCCCGCGGTTCGTGGCGGGCGACGTCGTCGTCCTGCGAGCGGTGTCGGACGCCTCCGAGCTCAAGCCGAACCTCGTCGTCACCTTCCAGCCGGTCGGCCAGACCGGGTTGGTGACCCACCGCATCGTGTCCCTGCACCGCCTCCCGGCCATGCGTGAGGTCGGTGACGGGTCGGGCCGCATGGAGCCGGTCCTGGGCGACGACGGCCAGCCGGTCCTGCAGCCGTACATCCGCACCCAGGGCGACGCGAACCACAGCCCGGACGCGAACGCCACGCCGGTCGAGCGCGTGCAGGGTGTGCTGCTGGAGGTCCACCACGGCTGGGGACCGGTCCTGTCGTGGGCGACGTCGCCGCGCGGGCGCGCGGTCATGCTCGTCCCGCCCTTGCTCGCCCTCGCGACGCTCGAGGTGGTCTCGGTGCTCGAAGGACGGCGACGCGGCCGGCGCACCCAGCGCCCGCAGGACGACAGGAGGGTCGATGCGCTCGTCCTCGAGTGACGCGCGGACGGCGGCCCCCGTTGCCCGCGGCACGTGGGTGCGGCTCGCCGTGCTGACCCTGCTGCTGGTGCTGCTGGCGCTGTCGTCGGCGGTCGAGCTCACGGCGGCGCTCCTGACGGACACCGCGCGGACGACCACCGTCGTGTCGACGTCGCTCGTGTTCCCGACCCCCGCCGGGTGACCCGAGCGACCCCTCGTCCGGACGGCCGGAATACCTGCACCGACCGGGCCGTTGAGCCACCTGTTCGATGCAAACGCATGGACTTTGACGAGCGGGGTGCAGCATGCAGTTCGGGATCTTCTCCGTCGGTGACGTGACCACCGACCCCACCACCGGACGGACCCCGGACGACACGGAGCGCGTGCGCGCGATGCTCACCATCGCCGAGCACGCCGACGCCGCCGGGCTCGACGTCTTCGCCACCGGCGAGCACCACAACCCGCCGTTCGTCCCGTCGTCGCCGACGACGATGCTGGGCTACCTCGCGGGCCGCACGAAGAACATCGTGCTGTCGACCGCGACCACCCTCATCACCACCAACGACCCGGTCCGCCTGGCCGAGGAGTACGCGATGCTCCAGGTCATCGCCGACGGCCGCATGGACCTCATGATGGGCCGCGGCAACACCGGCCCCGTCTACCCGTGGTTCGGCAAGGACATCCGCCAGGGCCTGCCGCTCGCGATCGAGAACTACGCGCTGCTGCGCCGCCTGTGGGAGGAGGACGTCGTCGACTGGTCCGGCAAGTTCCGCACGCCGCTGCAGGGCTTCACCTCGACGCCCCGCCCGCTCGACGGCGTCGCGCCCTTCGTCTGGCACGGCTCGATCCGCTCCCCCGAGATCGCCGAGCAGGCCGCGTACTACGGCGACGGGTTCCTGCACAACGCGATCTTCTGGCCCATGGAGCACACCGCGCAGATGGTGAACTTCTACCGGCAGCGGTACGAGCACCACGGCCACGGCCGCGCGGACCAGGCGATC
This window harbors:
- a CDS encoding signal peptidase I — encoded protein: MTPDLPAPQPFVDRRASRPAARPSTPWWRRATSVALWTVVTVGVVTFAASLAAPLWFQAQGQRLLIVTSGSMAPRFVAGDVVVLRAVSDASELKPNLVVTFQPVGQTGLVTHRIVSLHRLPAMREVGDGSGRMEPVLGDDGQPVLQPYIRTQGDANHSPDANATPVERVQGVLLEVHHGWGPVLSWATSPRGRAVMLVPPLLALATLEVVSVLEGRRRGRRTQRPQDDRRVDALVLE
- a CDS encoding LLM class flavin-dependent oxidoreductase gives rise to the protein MQFGIFSVGDVTTDPTTGRTPDDTERVRAMLTIAEHADAAGLDVFATGEHHNPPFVPSSPTTMLGYLAGRTKNIVLSTATTLITTNDPVRLAEEYAMLQVIADGRMDLMMGRGNTGPVYPWFGKDIRQGLPLAIENYALLRRLWEEDVVDWSGKFRTPLQGFTSTPRPLDGVAPFVWHGSIRSPEIAEQAAYYGDGFLHNAIFWPMEHTAQMVNFYRQRYEHHGHGRADQAIVGLGGQVFMRKNSQDAWTEFRPYFDNAPVYGHGPSMEDFTRETPLTVGSPQQVIDRYGAFWEQVGHYQRQLFLMDHAGLPLKTVLEQIDILAEDVVPVLRKEAESRRPADVPANPPTHAERVAAARAAGHVHVQQSAPADHWTGKAAEDDLAAAEAAGATTLP